One genomic region from Amycolatopsis sp. FBCC-B4732 encodes:
- a CDS encoding type I polyketide synthase, translating into MTADLRRARKRIQEVEDAGFEPIAIVGMACRFPGGVRSPEDLWRLVDGGRDAMSGFPADRGWPDAHDAGFAAEGGFVHDAGLFDAGFFGISPREALAMDPQQRLLLETSWEALERAGIVPESLRGSRSAVFVGAAHQGYATGAGEDAEAVAGHLMTGTATSVLSGRISYTLGLEGPSVTVDTACSSSLVALHLAVQSLRRGESDFALAGGAAVMVNPGMFTEMQRQGGLSGNGRCKAFAEGADGTGWGEGVGMLLVERLSDAHRRGHPVLAVVRGSAVNQDGASSGLSAPNGPSQQRVIRDALADARLSTVDVDLVEAHGTGTALGDPIEAQALLATYGQDRPEPLWLGSVKSNIGHTQAAAGVSGIIKLVMALRNHRMPPTLHAGTPSTKIDWTEGAVELLQEGREWTADRPRRGAVSSFGISGTNAHIILEEPAEEPSASEPVAGVLPWVLSAKSAEALREQAARLTTVDADPAGVALSLATNRSAFAHRAVVVGEDRERLLAGVRALADGVPAPNVVTGTTGGAGKVAMVFPGQGAQWAGMATELLATSEVFAARFTECAHALEPHTGFSLLDGEIDLDRVDVVQPALFAMMVSLAALWAAHGVRPDAVIGHSQGEIAAAVVSGALSLEDGARVVALRSKAILALAGAGGMVSVAASRERTEELARPWGERISIAAVNGPAATVVSGEPEALEEFMAACEDVRTRRIPVDYASHSVQVEQLRGELLDVLAPIAPRPGETAFFSTVTGEWIDGTALDAEYWYTNLRGTVRLDIAVEQLKREGFGTFVEASPHPVLTMAIGDDVVALGSLRRGEGGLARFALSVAEAHVRGVKVDWTSYYAGAARVDLPTYAFQHRHYWLKPGTPVVAATEDSGFWEVVDSRDLQALAETLGVDTEIPLSELLPALSEWRRTAHDKSTVDSWRYDVRWRPAPALSRESDPEVGSPHHFHVKVPAGRWLAVVAPGQDSSMVDALGVEIVPVEVTGDRESLAARLRDAEPNPAGVVSLLGFDERPHPDFPELPSGVAGTLLLAQALGDAEISAPLWLLTSGAVATETPSPAQAQIWGLGRVIGLEHPGRWGGLVDLPADFDDRAAARLAAILATSGDEDQFAIHPSGVLVRRLVRAAAPKTAPSTWSFRGTVLVTGGTGALGPRIARWLERTGAEHVVLASRRGDQAPGAAELAAALDIPVTFAACDVADRADVQALADRYDISAVIHAAALIELASIDATDVAEFAAVAKAKVLGAENLDAVFDRDLDAFVLFSSIAGVWGSGDHAAYAAANAHLDALARRRRARGLRATSLAWGVWNAVNPWDDAKENQDFDASRLLRQGLPFLDPDLAFAGLRQVLSDDETFLALADVDWTRFAPVFTALRPRPLLDELPEVRKALTVEAAPVPTGGLRERLTGQSAADRTRTVLELVRATAAAVLGHDGPDAVAPGVALRELGFDSLTAVELRNRLAAETGQSLPATLAFDHPTAERITAFLLDGLFGATTAVTETVVAVADDQPIAIVAMSCRYPGGISSPEDLWELITAGGDAITGFPANRGWDTGALFDPDPDHEGTSYTRHGGFLHDAGDFDPGFFGISPREALTMDPQQRLLLETTWEAMERAGVDPESLRGSATGVFVGTNYADYGIGLAQPDSSAGHLLTGGAASVVSGRISYTFGLTGPAVTVDTACSSSLVALHLACQSLRNGECTMALAGGVALMSTPASFVAFSRQRALASDGRCKAFSDDADGMGMAEGVGVVMVERLADAQRNGHEVLAVIRGSAVNQDGASNGLTAPNGPAQQQVIRQAVANARLTFDDVDAVEAHGTGTTLGDPIEAQALLATYGRDREHPLWLGSVKSNIGHSQAASGVAGIIKMVLSLRHGVLPATLHAGTPSSHVDWTTGNVRLLAESRPWPETGRPRRAAVSSFGMSGTNAHAVLEAAPEPVAAELSGPAATGPVPWVLSAKTPGSLASQARRLQARVGAAQGVRTADVGYSLANSRSTFEQRAVLVAAGEHSGHDALGALAHGRAVPGLVRGSARHGGKVAFVFPGQGSQWVGMALDLMDTSPAFAARMRDCERALAPFVDWSLPAVLGDDAMLQRVDVVQPALFAVMVSLAEAWRAHGVQPDAVIGHSQGEIAAAAVAGALSLEDAARVVALRSKAILALAGRGGMVSVAASIETVEARLTEELSVAAVNGPAAVVVSGAPDALDELIRSCEADGVRAKRIPVDYASHSAQVEEIEAELRELLAPVSPRSSDIAFYSTVTAEPLDTAGLDGGYWYTNLRNPVLFDATTRLLAGDGYGTFIECSSHPVLTMSVQDTVDEAVVTGTLRRGEGGLDRLYTSFAEAWVHGVDVDWTPAFGEGARLVPLPTYAFDHQRYWLDPAPAAPADDGLWTALEETDDLAGVLGVDSAALDAVLPALSRWRTRRTEESTVDSWCLKVGWTPVAEPVLPLLSGRWLALVPAGRGSFADSVLDALAVRGAEVVTTTVEDLPPGEYAGVVSLLGLDETPVPGHPLIASGVAASAALAPALAEAGIDAPLWILTRGAVATGAGDGPASSVPAQLWGLGRVIGLEYPGIWGGLIDLPATVDERTADRLAGVLAEPGGEDQLAIRAQGVLARRLRPARPAPAGEPWRPRGTVLVTGGTGSLGAHVARWLGRAGAEHLVLTSRRGEAAPGATELADELRELGCDVTIAACDVAERKAVEELLAGLEHPPTAVVHAAGLPQSSTLAETGLHEFEDVLAAKVAGAAHLDELLGDDLEAFVLFSSNSGVWGSAGQGAYAAANAYLDALAEQRRARGVKATSVAWGLWAGGGMAQDEGEQQLRRRGLRPMAPERAVAAMQGALDRDETFLAVADVDWERFVPAFTASRRRPLIEDLPAVRQVLDRLEAEQTRYDEGAAAGWRERLAALTAAERDRAVLDLVRTEAAVVLGHRGADAIGSTRPFRDLGFDSVTAVEVRNRLREVTGLRLAATAVFDHPTPVALARFLAAEITPGTAPGESAFGALDQLEASLGDLETDENLRLRVEMRLKSLLNRWSAEPAPQKAQLADASADEVFAFIDKISPPPAQ; encoded by the coding sequence GTGACCGCGGACCTCCGGCGCGCCCGCAAGCGCATCCAGGAGGTGGAGGACGCCGGGTTCGAGCCGATCGCGATCGTCGGGATGGCCTGCCGGTTCCCGGGCGGCGTCCGCTCGCCGGAAGACCTGTGGCGGCTGGTGGACGGCGGTCGCGACGCGATGTCCGGGTTCCCCGCCGACCGCGGCTGGCCGGACGCGCACGACGCGGGCTTCGCGGCCGAAGGCGGCTTCGTGCACGACGCGGGCCTGTTCGACGCCGGGTTCTTCGGCATCTCGCCGCGCGAAGCGCTCGCGATGGACCCGCAGCAGCGCCTGTTGCTGGAGACGTCGTGGGAGGCGCTGGAACGCGCAGGGATCGTGCCGGAGTCGTTGCGCGGCAGCCGGTCCGCGGTGTTCGTCGGCGCCGCGCACCAGGGGTACGCCACCGGGGCGGGCGAGGACGCCGAAGCGGTCGCCGGCCACCTGATGACCGGTACCGCGACCAGTGTCCTGTCCGGCCGGATCTCCTACACCCTCGGCCTCGAAGGCCCGTCGGTCACCGTCGACACGGCGTGCTCGTCGTCGCTGGTCGCGCTGCACCTGGCCGTGCAGTCGCTGCGGCGCGGGGAGTCCGACTTCGCGCTCGCCGGCGGTGCGGCGGTGATGGTCAACCCCGGCATGTTCACCGAGATGCAGCGCCAGGGCGGCTTGTCCGGCAACGGGCGGTGCAAGGCGTTCGCCGAGGGCGCCGACGGCACGGGCTGGGGCGAAGGCGTCGGCATGCTGCTCGTGGAGCGGCTGTCCGACGCGCACCGGCGCGGGCACCCGGTGCTCGCCGTCGTCCGCGGCTCGGCGGTGAACCAGGACGGCGCGAGCAGTGGCCTGTCCGCGCCGAACGGCCCGTCCCAGCAGCGCGTGATCCGGGACGCGCTCGCCGACGCCCGCTTGTCCACTGTGGACGTCGACCTGGTGGAGGCGCACGGCACGGGCACGGCGCTGGGCGACCCGATCGAGGCGCAGGCCCTGCTGGCCACCTACGGTCAGGACCGCCCGGAGCCGCTGTGGCTCGGTTCGGTGAAGTCGAACATCGGCCACACCCAGGCCGCGGCCGGCGTCAGCGGCATCATCAAGCTCGTCATGGCGCTGCGGAACCACCGGATGCCGCCGACCCTGCACGCCGGGACGCCGTCGACGAAGATCGACTGGACCGAGGGCGCGGTCGAGCTGCTGCAGGAAGGCCGGGAGTGGACCGCCGACCGGCCGCGCCGGGGCGCGGTGTCGTCGTTCGGGATCTCCGGCACCAACGCGCACATCATCCTGGAGGAGCCCGCCGAGGAGCCTTCGGCTTCGGAGCCCGTTGCCGGCGTGCTGCCGTGGGTGTTGTCGGCCAAGTCGGCGGAGGCGTTGCGCGAGCAGGCTGCCCGGCTGACCACTGTGGACGCCGACCCGGCCGGAGTCGCGCTTTCCCTGGCGACGAACCGGTCCGCGTTCGCGCACCGCGCGGTCGTGGTCGGTGAGGACCGGGAGCGCCTGCTCGCCGGCGTGCGTGCGCTGGCCGACGGCGTCCCGGCGCCGAACGTCGTCACGGGCACCACCGGGGGCGCCGGCAAGGTCGCCATGGTCTTCCCGGGCCAGGGTGCCCAGTGGGCCGGGATGGCGACGGAACTCCTGGCCACGTCCGAGGTCTTCGCCGCTCGCTTCACCGAGTGCGCGCACGCCCTCGAACCGCACACCGGATTCTCGCTGCTGGACGGCGAAATCGACCTGGACCGCGTCGATGTCGTGCAGCCCGCGCTGTTCGCGATGATGGTGTCCCTCGCCGCGTTGTGGGCGGCCCACGGCGTGCGCCCGGACGCCGTGATCGGCCACTCGCAGGGGGAGATCGCTGCCGCCGTCGTGTCCGGTGCGCTTTCCCTCGAGGACGGCGCCCGGGTGGTCGCGCTGCGCAGCAAGGCGATCCTCGCGCTGGCGGGCGCGGGCGGGATGGTCTCCGTGGCCGCTTCGCGTGAGCGGACCGAGGAACTCGCCCGGCCTTGGGGCGAGCGCATCTCGATCGCCGCGGTGAACGGCCCCGCCGCGACCGTCGTCTCCGGTGAACCGGAAGCCCTCGAAGAGTTCATGGCCGCCTGCGAAGACGTGCGCACCCGCCGCATCCCGGTGGACTACGCGTCCCACTCGGTCCAGGTGGAACAGCTGCGCGGCGAACTCCTGGACGTCCTGGCCCCGATCGCCCCGCGGCCGGGGGAGACGGCGTTCTTCTCCACGGTGACCGGCGAGTGGATCGACGGCACCGCGCTCGACGCCGAGTACTGGTACACGAACCTGCGCGGCACCGTCCGCCTGGACATCGCGGTCGAGCAGCTCAAGCGCGAGGGGTTCGGGACGTTCGTGGAGGCGTCGCCGCACCCGGTGCTGACGATGGCGATCGGGGACGACGTCGTCGCGCTCGGCTCCCTGCGTCGCGGCGAAGGCGGCCTGGCCCGCTTCGCGCTTTCGGTCGCCGAAGCGCACGTACGCGGCGTCAAGGTCGACTGGACGTCGTACTACGCCGGAGCGGCCCGAGTCGACCTGCCCACCTACGCCTTCCAGCACCGGCACTACTGGCTGAAGCCCGGCACGCCCGTCGTGGCAGCCACGGAAGACTCCGGGTTCTGGGAGGTCGTCGACAGCCGCGACCTCCAGGCCCTCGCCGAGACGCTGGGCGTCGACACCGAAATCCCGCTGAGCGAACTGCTGCCCGCGCTGAGCGAGTGGCGCCGGACGGCGCACGACAAGTCCACGGTGGACTCTTGGCGCTACGACGTCCGCTGGCGCCCGGCCCCCGCACTTTCACGTGAAAGTGATCCGGAGGTGGGTTCTCCACATCACTTTCACGTGAAAGTGCCGGCTGGGCGCTGGCTCGCCGTGGTCGCGCCCGGTCAGGACTCGTCCATGGTGGACGCGCTCGGCGTCGAGATCGTGCCGGTCGAGGTGACCGGCGACCGCGAGAGCCTGGCCGCAAGACTGCGTGACGCCGAACCGAACCCGGCGGGCGTGGTTTCCCTGCTGGGCTTCGACGAACGGCCGCACCCGGACTTCCCCGAACTGCCCTCCGGGGTCGCGGGCACGCTGCTGCTCGCCCAGGCCCTCGGCGACGCGGAGATCAGCGCACCGCTGTGGCTGCTGACGTCCGGCGCCGTCGCCACCGAGACGCCGTCGCCCGCGCAGGCCCAGATCTGGGGCCTCGGCCGCGTGATCGGCCTCGAACACCCCGGCCGCTGGGGTGGCCTGGTGGACCTGCCTGCCGACTTCGACGACCGGGCCGCCGCCCGCCTCGCCGCCATCCTCGCCACCAGCGGCGACGAAGACCAGTTCGCCATCCACCCGTCCGGCGTCCTCGTCCGCCGCCTGGTCCGAGCCGCCGCACCGAAAACCGCGCCCAGCACGTGGTCGTTCCGCGGCACGGTGCTCGTCACCGGCGGCACCGGCGCGCTCGGCCCGCGGATCGCCCGCTGGCTGGAGCGCACCGGCGCCGAACACGTCGTCCTGGCCAGCCGCCGCGGCGACCAGGCCCCCGGCGCCGCGGAACTCGCCGCCGCGCTGGACATCCCGGTCACCTTCGCCGCCTGCGACGTCGCCGACCGGGCCGACGTCCAGGCCCTCGCCGACCGCTACGACATCAGCGCCGTGATCCACGCCGCCGCGCTCATCGAGCTGGCCTCGATCGACGCGACCGACGTCGCCGAGTTCGCCGCCGTCGCCAAGGCCAAGGTGCTCGGCGCCGAAAACCTCGACGCCGTGTTCGACCGCGACCTCGACGCGTTCGTCCTGTTCTCCTCGATCGCGGGCGTGTGGGGCAGCGGCGACCACGCGGCCTACGCCGCGGCCAACGCCCACCTCGACGCCCTCGCCCGGCGCCGACGGGCCCGCGGCCTCCGCGCGACCTCGCTGGCCTGGGGCGTCTGGAATGCCGTCAACCCCTGGGACGACGCCAAGGAGAACCAGGACTTCGACGCGAGCCGCCTGCTCCGCCAGGGCCTGCCGTTCCTCGACCCCGACCTCGCGTTCGCCGGCCTGCGCCAGGTCCTGTCCGACGACGAGACGTTCCTCGCGCTCGCCGACGTCGACTGGACGCGGTTCGCCCCGGTCTTCACCGCGCTGCGGCCCCGCCCCCTGCTGGACGAGCTGCCCGAGGTCCGCAAAGCGCTGACCGTGGAAGCGGCCCCGGTCCCCACGGGCGGCCTGCGCGAGCGCCTGACCGGGCAGTCCGCCGCCGACCGCACCCGGACCGTGCTCGAGCTGGTCCGCGCCACCGCGGCGGCGGTCCTCGGCCACGACGGCCCGGACGCCGTCGCACCCGGCGTCGCCCTGCGGGAACTCGGCTTCGACTCGCTCACCGCCGTCGAGCTGCGCAACCGCCTCGCCGCCGAAACCGGCCAGAGCCTCCCCGCCACCCTCGCCTTCGACCACCCGACCGCCGAGCGGATCACGGCGTTCCTGCTCGACGGCCTCTTCGGTGCCACGACCGCGGTCACCGAGACCGTCGTCGCGGTCGCCGACGACCAGCCGATCGCGATCGTCGCGATGAGCTGCCGCTACCCCGGCGGCATCAGCAGCCCCGAGGACCTCTGGGAGCTGATCACCGCGGGCGGCGACGCCATCACCGGGTTCCCGGCCAACCGCGGCTGGGACACCGGCGCGCTGTTCGACCCCGACCCCGACCACGAGGGCACCAGCTACACCCGCCACGGCGGCTTCCTGCACGACGCGGGCGACTTCGACCCGGGCTTCTTCGGCATCTCGCCGCGCGAAGCGCTCACCATGGACCCGCAGCAGCGGCTCCTGCTGGAGACGACGTGGGAGGCGATGGAACGCGCCGGCGTCGACCCGGAGAGCCTGCGGGGGAGCGCTACCGGCGTGTTCGTCGGCACCAACTACGCCGACTACGGCATCGGGCTCGCCCAGCCGGACAGCTCGGCCGGGCACCTGCTCACCGGCGGCGCGGCCAGCGTCGTCTCGGGCCGGATCTCCTACACCTTCGGGCTCACCGGACCGGCGGTCACCGTCGACACCGCGTGCTCGTCTTCGCTGGTCGCGCTGCACCTGGCCTGCCAGTCGCTGCGCAACGGCGAGTGCACGATGGCCCTGGCCGGCGGGGTGGCGCTGATGTCGACCCCGGCGTCGTTCGTCGCCTTCAGCCGTCAGCGCGCGCTCGCGTCCGACGGCCGCTGTAAGGCCTTCTCCGACGACGCGGACGGCATGGGCATGGCCGAGGGCGTCGGCGTCGTGATGGTCGAGCGGCTCGCCGACGCCCAGCGCAACGGCCACGAGGTCCTCGCCGTGATCCGCGGCTCGGCGGTCAACCAGGACGGCGCCTCCAACGGCCTCACCGCCCCCAACGGCCCCGCTCAGCAGCAGGTCATCCGCCAGGCTGTGGCCAACGCCCGGCTGACCTTCGACGACGTCGACGCCGTCGAGGCCCACGGCACCGGCACCACCCTCGGCGACCCCATCGAGGCCCAGGCCCTCCTGGCCACCTACGGCCGCGACCGCGAGCACCCCCTGTGGCTCGGCTCGGTCAAGTCGAACATCGGCCACAGCCAGGCCGCCTCCGGCGTCGCCGGCATCATCAAGATGGTCCTGTCCCTGCGCCACGGCGTGCTGCCGGCCACGCTGCACGCCGGTACGCCGTCGTCCCATGTGGACTGGACGACCGGCAACGTCCGGCTGCTGGCCGAAAGCCGGCCCTGGCCCGAAACCGGCCGGCCGCGCCGGGCCGCCGTGTCGTCGTTCGGGATGAGCGGCACCAACGCCCACGCGGTCCTCGAAGCCGCACCGGAGCCGGTCGCGGCGGAGCTGTCCGGGCCCGCCGCGACCGGCCCGGTGCCCTGGGTCCTGTCCGCGAAGACCCCCGGTTCCCTGGCTTCGCAGGCCCGTCGCCTGCAGGCCCGCGTAGGGGCCGCACAGGGGGTCCGGACCGCAGATGTGGGGTACTCCCTCGCGAATTCCCGGTCTACGTTCGAACAACGGGCGGTGCTTGTGGCCGCCGGTGAGCACAGCGGCCACGACGCCCTGGGCGCGCTCGCCCACGGCCGGGCCGTTCCCGGCCTGGTGCGGGGCAGCGCCCGCCACGGGGGCAAGGTCGCCTTCGTCTTTCCCGGGCAGGGCTCGCAGTGGGTGGGGATGGCTTTGGACCTGATGGACACGTCGCCGGCGTTCGCGGCCCGCATGCGGGACTGCGAACGCGCGCTGGCGCCGTTCGTCGACTGGTCACTGCCGGCCGTCCTCGGTGACGACGCCATGCTCCAGCGGGTCGACGTCGTCCAGCCCGCGCTCTTCGCCGTGATGGTCTCGCTGGCCGAAGCCTGGCGCGCCCACGGCGTCCAGCCCGACGCCGTCATCGGCCACTCCCAGGGCGAGATCGCCGCGGCCGCGGTCGCCGGTGCGCTCTCCCTGGAGGACGCCGCCCGCGTGGTCGCGTTGCGCAGCAAGGCGATCCTGGCGCTGGCCGGGCGCGGGGGCATGGTGTCCGTGGCCGCCTCCATCGAGACCGTCGAGGCTCGCCTGACCGAGGAGCTTTCGGTCGCGGCGGTGAACGGCCCGGCCGCGGTGGTGGTCTCCGGCGCGCCGGACGCACTGGACGAGCTGATCCGGTCCTGCGAAGCCGACGGCGTGCGCGCCAAGCGGATCCCGGTCGACTACGCCTCCCACTCGGCCCAGGTCGAAGAGATCGAAGCCGAGCTGCGCGAGCTGCTCGCGCCGGTTTCGCCGCGCTCGTCCGACATCGCCTTCTACTCCACGGTGACCGCCGAACCCCTCGACACCGCAGGGCTCGACGGCGGCTACTGGTACACCAACCTGCGCAACCCGGTGCTGTTCGACGCGACCACCCGGCTGCTGGCCGGGGACGGCTACGGCACCTTCATCGAATGCAGCTCGCACCCGGTGCTCACGATGAGCGTCCAGGACACTGTGGACGAAGCCGTCGTGACGGGTACGCTGCGCCGCGGTGAAGGCGGCCTCGACCGGCTGTACACGTCGTTCGCGGAAGCGTGGGTGCACGGCGTCGACGTCGACTGGACGCCGGCGTTCGGCGAGGGGGCCCGGCTGGTCCCGCTGCCGACGTACGCCTTCGACCACCAGCGGTACTGGCTCGACCCGGCCCCGGCGGCCCCGGCCGACGACGGGCTGTGGACGGCGCTCGAGGAAACCGACGACCTCGCCGGCGTCCTCGGTGTCGACAGCGCGGCTTTGGACGCCGTGCTGCCCGCGCTGTCCCGCTGGCGCACCCGCCGCACCGAGGAATCCACTGTGGACTCCTGGTGCCTGAAGGTGGGCTGGACGCCGGTCGCCGAACCGGTTCTGCCGCTGCTTTCCGGGCGCTGGCTGGCACTCGTGCCCGCCGGTCGCGGTTCTTTCGCGGACTCGGTGCTCGACGCGCTCGCCGTCCGCGGCGCCGAGGTCGTCACCACCACGGTGGAGGACCTGCCGCCGGGGGAGTACGCCGGTGTGGTTTCCCTGCTGGGTCTCGACGAAACGCCGGTGCCCGGTCACCCGCTGATCGCTTCCGGGGTCGCGGCGTCAGCCGCTTTGGCCCCGGCGCTGGCCGAAGCCGGGATCGACGCTCCACTGTGGATCCTCACCCGCGGTGCGGTCGCGACCGGCGCGGGCGACGGCCCGGCGTCGAGCGTGCCCGCACAGCTGTGGGGCCTCGGCCGCGTGATCGGCCTGGAATACCCGGGAATTTGGGGCGGCTTGATCGACCTGCCCGCCACTGTGGACGAACGCACCGCCGACCGGCTGGCCGGCGTGCTGGCCGAGCCGGGCGGCGAAGACCAGCTCGCGATCCGCGCCCAGGGCGTCCTCGCCCGCCGGTTGCGCCCGGCGCGTCCGGCGCCGGCGGGGGAGCCGTGGCGGCCGCGCGGCACCGTGCTCGTCACCGGCGGCACCGGTTCGCTGGGCGCGCACGTCGCCCGCTGGCTGGGCCGCGCCGGCGCCGAGCACCTCGTACTCACCAGCCGTCGTGGCGAAGCCGCCCCGGGGGCCACCGAGCTGGCGGACGAACTGCGGGAACTCGGCTGCGACGTGACCATCGCCGCCTGCGACGTCGCCGAGCGCAAGGCCGTCGAAGAGCTGCTGGCCGGGCTGGAGCACCCGCCCACCGCCGTCGTGCACGCCGCCGGGCTGCCGCAGTCCAGCACGCTGGCCGAGACCGGGCTGCACGAGTTCGAAGACGTCCTCGCGGCGAAGGTCGCGGGCGCCGCGCACCTCGACGAGCTGCTGGGCGACGACCTCGAAGCGTTCGTGCTGTTCTCCTCCAACTCCGGCGTCTGGGGCAGCGCGGGCCAGGGTGCCTACGCCGCCGCGAACGCCTACCTCGACGCGCTCGCCGAACAGCGCCGCGCTCGCGGCGTCAAGGCGACTTCGGTGGCCTGGGGCCTCTGGGCCGGCGGCGGGATGGCGCAGGACGAAGGCGAGCAGCAGCTGCGGCGCCGCGGCCTGCGGCCGATGGCGCCCGAGCGTGCGGTGGCGGCCATGCAGGGCGCCCTCGACCGCGACGAGACGTTCCTCGCCGTGGCCGACGTCGACTGGGAGCGGTTCGTGCCGGCCTTCACGGCGTCGCGGCGCCGCCCGCTGATCGAGGACCTGCCCGCGGTCCGGCAGGTGCTGGACCGGCTGGAAGCCGAGCAGACCCGCTACGACGAAGGTGCCGCGGCCGGCTGGCGCGAGCGGCTGGCCGCGCTGACGGCGGCCGAGCGTGACCGGGCCGTGCTCGACCTGGTCCGCACCGAAGCCGCGGTCGTCCTCGGTCACCGCGGCGCCGACGCGATCGGCAGCACGCGGCCGTTCCGCGACCTCGGCTTCGACTCGGTGACCGCGGTCGAGGTCCGCAACCGGCTGCGGGAGGTCACCGGCCTGCGGCTGGCGGCCACCGCCGTCTTCGACCACCCGACACCGGTGGCGCTGGCCCGGTTCCTGGCCGCCGAAATCACCCCGGGCACCGCGCCCGGCGAGTCGGCGTTCGGGGCGCTGGACCAGCTGGAGGCGTCGCTGGGGGACCTCGAAACCGACGAGAACCTCCGGCTGCGCGTCGAAATGCGGCTGAAGTCCCTGCTGAACCGGTGGAGCGCGGAACCCGCGCCGCAGAAGGCGCAGCTGGCCGACGCGTCGGCCGACGAGGTCTTCGCCTTCATCGACAAGATTTCCCCGCCGCCGGCGCAGTGA